A genome region from Labilibaculum antarcticum includes the following:
- a CDS encoding efflux RND transporter periplasmic adaptor subunit — protein sequence MDRIIEKKPWYLLRKNWYLAGTVLGVIILYTAFLGESGSRLRVDVEKISIGEVKTDYFQEYIARTGTVNPITTVYLDAVEGGRVEEVLLEEGSMVKKGDVILRLSNSELNLQILNSEAGFTEQVNRLRDTRLSMQQDRLNVRRSLLDIDLSLSKSKRAYLRNKIFFEKDLISREEFEESNDNYNYYRKTRELLLERQKTDSLSRTIQIQRLDANLINMENNLELVRAKLQNLNVKAPVDGQLGSLNVELGESKSRGERLGQVNVLDNYKINALVDELYIARLTRGLNAKFSFSGIDYNLVVYKVYPEVRGGQFEIDMKFVGDLPPGIRTGQTFRTKIELGEPREAVLIQRGGFFQSTGGQWIFVVDPSGDFATKRAIKLGNQNPMYYEVLEGLKPGEKVVTNSYEAYGDVDKLVLK from the coding sequence ATGGATAGAATTATTGAAAAGAAACCCTGGTATTTACTAAGGAAGAATTGGTATTTAGCCGGAACTGTTCTGGGTGTTATTATTTTATATACCGCATTTTTGGGGGAGTCAGGATCTCGTTTACGCGTTGATGTAGAGAAAATTTCAATCGGAGAAGTAAAAACTGATTATTTTCAGGAATACATTGCGAGAACAGGAACAGTAAATCCAATTACTACTGTTTATTTGGATGCTGTAGAAGGAGGACGCGTAGAAGAGGTGTTGCTGGAAGAAGGAAGTATGGTTAAAAAGGGCGATGTAATTCTTCGTTTGAGTAATTCAGAATTGAATTTACAAATTTTAAATTCTGAAGCTGGTTTCACTGAGCAAGTAAATCGATTACGGGATACTCGTTTGAGTATGCAACAAGATCGTTTGAATGTAAGAAGAAGTCTGTTGGATATAGATTTAAGTTTATCAAAGAGTAAAAGAGCTTATCTGAGAAATAAGATTTTTTTTGAGAAGGATTTAATTTCCCGTGAAGAATTTGAAGAGTCGAATGATAATTATAATTACTATCGAAAAACAAGAGAGTTGCTTTTAGAGAGACAGAAAACAGATTCTTTATCGCGTACAATTCAAATTCAACGATTGGATGCTAATTTGATAAACATGGAAAACAATTTGGAACTGGTTCGCGCAAAGCTCCAGAATCTGAATGTAAAAGCACCTGTTGATGGTCAATTAGGATCGTTAAATGTTGAATTGGGAGAGTCTAAGTCGAGAGGTGAGCGTTTAGGACAGGTTAACGTATTGGATAATTATAAAATTAATGCACTTGTTGACGAGCTTTATATTGCACGATTAACTAGAGGGTTAAATGCTAAGTTTAGTTTTAGTGGAATTGATTATAATTTAGTAGTTTATAAAGTTTATCCAGAGGTAAGAGGTGGACAATTCGAAATAGATATGAAATTTGTGGGTGATCTTCCTCCAGGAATTAGAACAGGCCAAACATTTAGAACAAAAATTGAATTGGGAGAACCACGTGAAGCAGTTTTGATTCAAAGAGGCGGCTTTTTTCAAAGTACAGGAGGACAATGGATATTTGTTGTTGATCCTAGTGGTGATTTTGCCACAAAACGAGCTATTAAGTTGGGGAATCAGAATCCGATGTATTATGAGGTTCTTGAAGGATTAAAACCAGGAGAGAAAGTTGTAACGAATAGTTATGAAGCTTATGGTGATGTTGACAAATTAGTCTTAAAGTAA
- a CDS encoding ABC transporter ATP-binding protein, whose amino-acid sequence MINTKNLIKVFRTDEVETTALNNVNLDINKGEFVAIMGPSGCGKSTLLNIIGLLDNPTEGELHFNGFQVENYTERQRTNLRKENIGFVFQSFNLIDELTVFENVELPLLYMKVSGSERKRRVNEALERMSIAHRAKHFPQQLSGGQQQRVAIARAVISKPKLILADEPTGNLDSANGEEVMNLLTQLNEEGTTIVMVTHSPSDADRSHRIIQLFDGHIVTENMRQKL is encoded by the coding sequence ATGATCAACACTAAAAATTTAATTAAGGTTTTCAGAACCGATGAGGTGGAAACTACGGCATTAAATAATGTCAATCTGGATATTAATAAGGGCGAGTTTGTTGCAATTATGGGTCCTTCAGGATGTGGGAAGTCTACCTTGCTCAATATTATTGGATTGCTTGATAATCCAACTGAAGGTGAGCTTCATTTTAATGGATTTCAGGTAGAGAATTACACCGAAAGACAAAGAACAAACTTGAGAAAGGAGAACATTGGTTTTGTTTTTCAAAGTTTTAATTTGATTGATGAATTAACTGTTTTTGAGAACGTAGAGTTGCCTCTTTTGTATATGAAAGTATCTGGTTCGGAGAGAAAAAGAAGAGTAAATGAGGCTTTGGAAAGAATGAGTATTGCTCATAGAGCTAAGCATTTCCCTCAGCAATTGTCAGGTGGCCAGCAACAAAGAGTCGCTATTGCAAGAGCAGTGATCTCAAAACCGAAACTGATTTTGGCGGATGAGCCTACGGGTAATTTAGATTCGGCTAATGGAGAAGAGGTAATGAATCTATTAACTCAACTAAACGAGGAAGGAACCACGATTGTCATGGTAACTCACTCACCATCAGATGCTGATCGGAGTCATCGTATTATTCAGCTTTTCGATGGTCACATTGTAACCGAGAATATGAGGCAAAAGCTCTAG
- a CDS encoding ABC transporter permease has protein sequence MLKILLNTVLRSLYRQKSYSLMNIFGLATGVTCTLLILIWVEYETGFDKFHEDIGQVYSVFENQNYADGDVFSVYSTPGPLAKSIKKTFPEIKYSTRMVTTWGQLTLSVNGKSFVEDGGKIVDEDFFKIFSFPIVDGDEDNPFNGVNSVVLTERLARKMFGDSDPIGRVIEINSKFNYQVSAVIQNPPKNSSITFDFILPFQFFEKLWEYDLNDWEANTFHTFIKVEDGIVSNQLSDQLKTYIKDRTKNLNVELDLQAFARYHLYAIDSNKMGPIWYVRVFLLVAVLILLIACFNYMNLATARSERRAKEVAIRKVVGAQRNGLIGLFLGESIFFTLIALGIAVVLVELLLPGFSDLTDRDLSLGINNINFLFSVSGVVLITGIISGSYPALFLSSFIPIQVIRGVSRKDSALLRKVLVVIQFSMSIALFICSGIIYQQLEFLKKSDVGYNKNDLVYIEMGNDFNSIYPKLKSELIKIPGVYWVTAANQMPVNFTNSTWDVDWQGKTKDSEDVLFQLSFVDYDFIETFEMDVIQGRGFSKMFGEDSLKFIINESAAEKLNMVQTIGEPLSIWGYSGEVIGIVKDFNFNSLQVGVEPLIMMRNPIAFKYIGIRIGEDVDLILNKIRKVWDSTVPDVPFTYRFLEDDFKYFYRAESRMSKIFASFTLIAFIISCLGLFGLVSFITERKSREMALRKVFGADMDIVFQLLLKEFFKWVMLSNAIAWVISFFAMEWWLKGFAYRIDIGIGIFILSGFVSLLITFITVYQQIWRLALKAPARVLKYE, from the coding sequence ATGTTAAAAATTTTATTGAATACCGTTTTACGAAGTTTATATCGGCAAAAGTCCTATTCCTTAATGAATATTTTTGGATTAGCGACTGGTGTAACATGCACTTTACTCATTTTGATATGGGTAGAATATGAAACGGGATTTGATAAATTTCATGAAGATATAGGGCAGGTTTACAGTGTGTTTGAAAATCAGAATTATGCTGATGGAGATGTTTTTTCAGTATATTCTACACCTGGACCATTGGCGAAATCAATAAAGAAAACGTTTCCTGAAATTAAGTATTCTACAAGAATGGTTACAACCTGGGGGCAATTGACTCTTTCGGTAAATGGTAAAAGTTTTGTTGAAGACGGAGGTAAAATCGTTGATGAAGATTTCTTTAAAATATTCAGTTTCCCAATCGTAGATGGAGATGAGGATAATCCATTTAATGGGGTAAATTCAGTTGTTCTCACGGAAAGACTTGCTCGGAAAATGTTTGGCGATTCTGATCCCATTGGAAGAGTGATTGAGATTAATTCAAAGTTTAATTATCAGGTTTCGGCTGTGATTCAGAATCCACCGAAAAATTCTTCAATAACATTCGACTTTATTCTTCCATTTCAATTTTTTGAGAAGTTGTGGGAATATGATTTAAATGATTGGGAGGCAAATACTTTTCATACATTTATTAAAGTAGAAGATGGAATTGTATCGAATCAATTGTCGGATCAACTAAAAACATATATAAAAGACCGGACTAAGAATTTAAATGTTGAGTTGGATCTTCAGGCTTTTGCCAGATATCACCTTTATGCTATTGATTCGAATAAAATGGGGCCAATTTGGTATGTGAGAGTATTTCTGTTGGTAGCTGTATTGATTCTTTTAATTGCCTGTTTTAATTACATGAATCTGGCCACAGCCAGATCAGAAAGAAGAGCCAAAGAGGTTGCCATTCGAAAAGTAGTTGGAGCTCAGCGAAATGGGTTGATTGGGTTGTTTCTTGGCGAATCGATATTTTTCACACTAATAGCCTTAGGAATAGCTGTTGTTTTGGTTGAGTTGTTATTGCCCGGGTTTAGTGATTTAACAGATCGGGATTTATCCTTGGGGATAAATAATATAAATTTCTTGTTTAGTGTTTCTGGAGTGGTGCTCATAACTGGTATCATATCTGGAAGTTACCCTGCATTATTTTTGTCTTCCTTTATACCAATTCAGGTGATTAGAGGAGTGTCGAGAAAAGATTCAGCTCTACTAAGAAAAGTGTTAGTGGTTATCCAGTTTTCTATGTCGATAGCCTTGTTTATTTGTTCAGGCATCATTTATCAGCAATTGGAATTTTTGAAAAAATCGGATGTTGGTTACAATAAGAACGATCTGGTTTACATTGAAATGGGAAATGATTTTAATTCAATTTATCCTAAATTAAAGAGTGAGTTGATTAAAATACCAGGAGTTTATTGGGTAACTGCGGCAAATCAAATGCCTGTTAATTTTACTAATTCTACATGGGATGTTGATTGGCAGGGAAAAACGAAAGATTCTGAAGATGTGCTGTTTCAATTGTCTTTTGTGGATTATGATTTTATTGAAACATTTGAAATGGATGTAATTCAGGGAAGAGGATTTTCCAAAATGTTCGGAGAAGATAGTTTGAAATTTATTATTAATGAATCGGCTGCCGAAAAGCTGAATATGGTTCAAACAATAGGTGAGCCATTGTCTATTTGGGGTTATTCCGGCGAGGTGATTGGCATTGTTAAGGATTTTAATTTTAATAGTCTTCAGGTTGGAGTTGAACCTCTAATTATGATGAGAAATCCGATTGCATTTAAATACATTGGAATTCGAATTGGGGAAGATGTCGACCTCATTCTAAATAAGATAAGAAAGGTTTGGGATTCAACAGTTCCCGATGTTCCATTTACCTACCGTTTTCTAGAAGACGATTTTAAGTATTTCTATAGGGCTGAATCGCGAATGAGTAAAATATTTGCATCGTTTACGCTGATCGCTTTTATTATTTCATGTTTAGGTTTGTTTGGACTCGTTTCCTTTATTACTGAACGGAAATCTCGTGAGATGGCTCTTCGGAAAGTTTTCGGGGCGGATATGGATATTGTCTTTCAGCTGTTGTTGAAAGAATTTTTTAAGTGGGTAATGCTTTCCAATGCCATTGCTTGGGTAATTTCGTTTTTTGCGATGGAGTGGTGGTTGAAAGGATTTGCATATCGAATTGATATTGGAATAGGGATTTTTATTCTGTCGGGATTTGTATCTCTATTGATAACCTTTATTACAGTTTATCAGCAAATATGGAGGTTGGCATTAAAAGCACCGGCACGAGTACTAAAATATGAATAA